A single Oncorhynchus tshawytscha isolate Ot180627B linkage group LG01, Otsh_v2.0, whole genome shotgun sequence DNA region contains:
- the LOC112240123 gene encoding mothers against decapentaplegic homolog 6 produces MFRTKRSGLVRRLWRSRLIPHSEEGDGGHNGPSSEDSPRDDLFTTCHNPEKINKTDLRPMTVGRSPAEDLGGVCAFNSAESCSGWVGGRSDQHGGAMSVTVCVQGPGQEQGSPQAVQNSECRTVTCCLFKDRDHCEVEPIAPGREPLPDSCHFVLRNHGGGARDNGSPEAKPRTVLEQELKTATYSLLKCLKDKTLDTLLEAVESREGMWSDCVMVSQTEMRLGGHTAISPPLLLCKLYRWSDLQHTAQLKPLCECRSFGTLAGLAVCCNPYHYSRLCSVESPPPPYSRLSPTEEQKPLGKSSPTC; encoded by the exons ATGTTCAGGACGAAACGCTCAGGTCTTGTGCGGCGACTCTGGAGAAGCCGTTTGATTCCACATAgtgaggagggagatggtggacatAATGGCCCAAGTAGCGAAGACAGTCCTAGGGACGATCTCTTCACAACCTGCCACAACCCGGAGAAAATTAACAAAACGGATCTCCGACCGATGACGGTTGGCAGGTCGCCTGCAGAGGACTTAGGTGGAGTATGTGCCTTCAACTCGGCGGAGAGTTGCAGCGGCTGGGTGGGGGGCAGATCGGACCAACATGGGGGTGCTATGtcggtgactgtgtgtgtccaaGGGCCGGGGCAGGAGCAGGGCAGCCCTCAGGCAGTGCAGAACAGCGAATGCAGGACGGTGACGTGTTGTTTATTTAAAGACCGGGACCACTGTGAAGTTGAACCCATTGCCCCGGGGAGGGAACCGTTACCAGACTCCTGTCATTTTGTTTTGAGGAACCACGGCGGTGGAGCTCGGGACAACGGTTCTCCTGAGGCGAAGCCGCGCACGGTGCTGGAGCAAGAACTAAAAACCGCCACATATTCTCTGTTGAAATGCTTAAAGGACAAAACCCTGGATACGTTACTGGAGGCGGTGGAGTCCAGAGAAGGGATGTGGAGCGACTGTGTGATGGTATCCCAGACAGAGATGCGTCTGGGCGGACACACGGCCATATCTCCGCCGCTGCTGCTGTGTAAACTCTACCGTTGGTCGGACCTCCAGCACACCGCCCAGCTCAAGCCGCTCTGTGAGTGCAGGAGCTTTGGGACTCTGGCTGGCCTCGCGGTATGCTGCAACCCCTATCACTACAGCCGGCTCTGCAGCGTAG AGTCGCCCCCACCGCCATACTCACGGCTGTCCCCTACAGAGGAACAAAAGCCACTTGGTAAGTCGTCACCAACATGCTGA